A stretch of DNA from Syntrophorhabdaceae bacterium:
TTAACGGCTGGTCGTCCGCAGACATAGCTCTATAGCGTATCGCCAACAGAGTGCAGTCAGACGCATCGGTCCAGGCCACTACCGTGCCCGGTCCGCGCTCCCCGAAACCACAACGGGTCCCGTGATCCTTGAGCCAACGGCTGCCCGGGGGAGCCAGGACCACGCGCGGGCGGGGAAGCCAGTTATGGGAAAAGATACACGAAAGTAAAAGACCCTCCTTGCGTACTATATCACTGAGTGGTATACTTAACCAGTGCGGGCGTTCAAGAACAGATGGTTCCACCGCTGGGCCCGGAAAGAGAATCTGCCTGACGCCCTCCTTCTCAGGGTTGCGAAGGAGATCCTGGACGGCAAAGTGGAAGCCGATCTCGGCGGCGGGCTCTTCAAGAAGAGGCTGGCCCGTTCGGGTGGTGGAAAGCGTGGAGGATACCGGACGATCGTGGGATATAAGAAACCGAACTCTGAACGCATCATCTTTCTATACGCCTTCGCCAAGAACAGGAAGGCCAACATGACCGCTGAAGAGGAAGCCGCCCTGAGTATCGCGGCCGAGTCTTTCATTTTAGCGTCCGATGCGCAGGTTGCGGCACTCCTGGAGGAGGGAGCCATACTGGAGGTACAGACATGAGCGAGATTCTCGATATAGCCAACGAGATGGCACGTGACCTGTTCAAGGTTGGAGCCATGGACGAGATCACCCTGCGCAAGGTGGAAGCACTGCACTTGCCCACGAAGCGCCCCTTAGGGCCCGA
This window harbors:
- a CDS encoding type II toxin-antitoxin system RelE/ParE family toxin, which produces MRAFKNRWFHRWARKENLPDALLLRVAKEILDGKVEADLGGGLFKKRLARSGGGKRGGYRTIVGYKKPNSERIIFLYAFAKNRKANMTAEEEAALSIAAESFILASDAQVAALLEEGAILEVQT